The following are encoded in a window of Lagenorhynchus albirostris chromosome 3, mLagAlb1.1, whole genome shotgun sequence genomic DNA:
- the HSH2D gene encoding hematopoietic SH2 domain-containing protein isoform X1 translates to MTEARKLPPPLPPRLDWFVQTQVDQLTCGGVPEWFHGAISREDAENLLESQPLGSFLIRVSHSHVGYTLSYKAQNCCRHFMVKLLDDGSFIIPGEERAHASLVALVTFHQQQPLRPHGDLLTQPSQQKDPANADYKDLFLFSDALAEEATSSALGLSKYQNPSSCPMAPLEEAFTNPVLLHRRKEGKPLAEPDGASTEKATPSCPPKSPLEEARQKIWRNLKILPRTGKKVQQELKSQLVAASSSLWDAKPLVVTHDSGAGAGDSAWKNNVFTDPQAPRNRDEPSRKASRSASWSETSSRVRDWHQAVVRALSSHVSKPEPRGSKEPQDCLPEEYRSPPPFAPGYC, encoded by the exons ATGACAGAGGCCAGAAAGCTGCCCCCACCACTGCCTCCAAGACTGGACTGGTTCGTGCAGACTCAGGTGGACCAGCTGACCTGTGGAGGGGTCCCTGAGTGGTTCCATGGTGCCATCTCAAGAGA GGATGCCGAGAACTTGCTGGAGTCACAGCCACTGGGATCCTTCCTCATTAGGGTCAGTCACAGCCACGTGGGCTACACGCTCTCTTACAA AGCTCAGAACTGCTGCCGCCACTTCATGGTGAAACTTTTGGACGATGGGAGCTTCATCATCCCTGGGGAAGAGAGAGCCCATGCCTCTCTAGTTGCCTTGGTCACCTTCCATCAGCAGCAGCCGTTGCGGCCACACGGGGATCTGCTGACGCAGCCCAGCCAGCAG AAGGATCCAGCAAATGCGGATTATAAggatctcttccttttctccgACGCATTGGCTGAGGAAGCCACCAGCTCTGCTCTTGGCCTCAGCAAATACCAGAATCCCTCCTCTTGTCCCATGGCCCCACTTGAAGAG GCCTTCACAAACCCAGTCCTGCTCCATCGGCGAAAAGAAGGGAAGCCATTGGCAGAGCCGGACGGGGCATCCACGGAGAAAGCtactccctcctgccccccgaAATCTCCTCTTGAGGAGGCCCGCCAGAAAATCTGGAGGAATCTCAAGATACTCCCCCGGACGGGCAAGAAGGTCCAGCAGGAGCTGAAATCCCAGCTGGTGGCTGCGAGCTCATCGCTCTGGGACGCCAAGCCGTTGGTGGTGACCCATGACTCTGGAGCTGGAGCAGGGGACTCAGCCTGGAAAAATAATGTCTTCACAGACCCCCAAGCTCCAAGAAACAGAGATGAGCCCTCCAGGAAAGCCTCAAGGTCAGCCAGCTGGAGCGAGACAAGCTCGAGGGTCAGGGACTGGCACCAGGCAGTCGTGAGGGCCCTGTCCTCACACGTGTCCAAACCGGAGCCAAGGGGCTCGAAAGAACCACAGGACTGTCTCCCCGAAGAGTACCGCTCACCGCCGCCCTTCGCCCCTGGGTACTGCTAG
- the HSH2D gene encoding hematopoietic SH2 domain-containing protein isoform X2: protein MTEARKLPPPLPPRLDWFVQTQVDQLTCGGVPEWFHGAISREAQNCCRHFMVKLLDDGSFIIPGEERAHASLVALVTFHQQQPLRPHGDLLTQPSQQKDPANADYKDLFLFSDALAEEATSSALGLSKYQNPSSCPMAPLEEAFTNPVLLHRRKEGKPLAEPDGASTEKATPSCPPKSPLEEARQKIWRNLKILPRTGKKVQQELKSQLVAASSSLWDAKPLVVTHDSGAGAGDSAWKNNVFTDPQAPRNRDEPSRKASRSASWSETSSRVRDWHQAVVRALSSHVSKPEPRGSKEPQDCLPEEYRSPPPFAPGYC from the exons ATGACAGAGGCCAGAAAGCTGCCCCCACCACTGCCTCCAAGACTGGACTGGTTCGTGCAGACTCAGGTGGACCAGCTGACCTGTGGAGGGGTCCCTGAGTGGTTCCATGGTGCCATCTCAAGAGA AGCTCAGAACTGCTGCCGCCACTTCATGGTGAAACTTTTGGACGATGGGAGCTTCATCATCCCTGGGGAAGAGAGAGCCCATGCCTCTCTAGTTGCCTTGGTCACCTTCCATCAGCAGCAGCCGTTGCGGCCACACGGGGATCTGCTGACGCAGCCCAGCCAGCAG AAGGATCCAGCAAATGCGGATTATAAggatctcttccttttctccgACGCATTGGCTGAGGAAGCCACCAGCTCTGCTCTTGGCCTCAGCAAATACCAGAATCCCTCCTCTTGTCCCATGGCCCCACTTGAAGAG GCCTTCACAAACCCAGTCCTGCTCCATCGGCGAAAAGAAGGGAAGCCATTGGCAGAGCCGGACGGGGCATCCACGGAGAAAGCtactccctcctgccccccgaAATCTCCTCTTGAGGAGGCCCGCCAGAAAATCTGGAGGAATCTCAAGATACTCCCCCGGACGGGCAAGAAGGTCCAGCAGGAGCTGAAATCCCAGCTGGTGGCTGCGAGCTCATCGCTCTGGGACGCCAAGCCGTTGGTGGTGACCCATGACTCTGGAGCTGGAGCAGGGGACTCAGCCTGGAAAAATAATGTCTTCACAGACCCCCAAGCTCCAAGAAACAGAGATGAGCCCTCCAGGAAAGCCTCAAGGTCAGCCAGCTGGAGCGAGACAAGCTCGAGGGTCAGGGACTGGCACCAGGCAGTCGTGAGGGCCCTGTCCTCACACGTGTCCAAACCGGAGCCAAGGGGCTCGAAAGAACCACAGGACTGTCTCCCCGAAGAGTACCGCTCACCGCCGCCCTTCGCCCCTGGGTACTGCTAG
- the HSH2D gene encoding hematopoietic SH2 domain-containing protein isoform X3, with translation MVPSQERMPRTCWSHSHWDPSSLGAQNCCRHFMVKLLDDGSFIIPGEERAHASLVALVTFHQQQPLRPHGDLLTQPSQQKDPANADYKDLFLFSDALAEEATSSALGLSKYQNPSSCPMAPLEEAFTNPVLLHRRKEGKPLAEPDGASTEKATPSCPPKSPLEEARQKIWRNLKILPRTGKKVQQELKSQLVAASSSLWDAKPLVVTHDSGAGAGDSAWKNNVFTDPQAPRNRDEPSRKASRSASWSETSSRVRDWHQAVVRALSSHVSKPEPRGSKEPQDCLPEEYRSPPPFAPGYC, from the exons ATGGTGCCATCTCAAGAGA GGATGCCGAGAACTTGCTGGAGTCACAGCCACTGGGATCCTTCCTCATTAGG AGCTCAGAACTGCTGCCGCCACTTCATGGTGAAACTTTTGGACGATGGGAGCTTCATCATCCCTGGGGAAGAGAGAGCCCATGCCTCTCTAGTTGCCTTGGTCACCTTCCATCAGCAGCAGCCGTTGCGGCCACACGGGGATCTGCTGACGCAGCCCAGCCAGCAG AAGGATCCAGCAAATGCGGATTATAAggatctcttccttttctccgACGCATTGGCTGAGGAAGCCACCAGCTCTGCTCTTGGCCTCAGCAAATACCAGAATCCCTCCTCTTGTCCCATGGCCCCACTTGAAGAG GCCTTCACAAACCCAGTCCTGCTCCATCGGCGAAAAGAAGGGAAGCCATTGGCAGAGCCGGACGGGGCATCCACGGAGAAAGCtactccctcctgccccccgaAATCTCCTCTTGAGGAGGCCCGCCAGAAAATCTGGAGGAATCTCAAGATACTCCCCCGGACGGGCAAGAAGGTCCAGCAGGAGCTGAAATCCCAGCTGGTGGCTGCGAGCTCATCGCTCTGGGACGCCAAGCCGTTGGTGGTGACCCATGACTCTGGAGCTGGAGCAGGGGACTCAGCCTGGAAAAATAATGTCTTCACAGACCCCCAAGCTCCAAGAAACAGAGATGAGCCCTCCAGGAAAGCCTCAAGGTCAGCCAGCTGGAGCGAGACAAGCTCGAGGGTCAGGGACTGGCACCAGGCAGTCGTGAGGGCCCTGTCCTCACACGTGTCCAAACCGGAGCCAAGGGGCTCGAAAGAACCACAGGACTGTCTCCCCGAAGAGTACCGCTCACCGCCGCCCTTCGCCCCTGGGTACTGCTAG
- the CIB3 gene encoding calcium and integrin-binding family member 3 isoform X2 produces MGNKQTVFTHEQLEAYQDNPFRQRIAQVFSEDGDGHMTLDNFLDMFSVMSEMAPRDLKAYYAFKIYDFNNDDYICVWDLEQTVTKLTRGELSAEEVSLVCEKVLDEADGDHDGRLSLEDFQNMILRAPDFLSTFHIRI; encoded by the exons ATGGGCAACAAGCAAACAGTATTTACTCATGAGCAGCTGGAAGCATATCAG GACAACCCTTTCCGTCAGAGGATCGCCCAGGTCTTCTCCGAGGATGGGGATGGCCACATGACCTTGGACAACTTCTTGGACATGTTTTCTGTGATGAGTGAAATGGCTCCCCGCGACCTCAAAGCCTACTAcgcttttaaaatttatg ACTTTAACAACGATGACTACATCTGTGTGTGGGACCTGGAGCAGACGGTGACCAAGCTAACGCGGGGAGAGCTGAGCGCTGAGGAGGTGAGCCTGGTGTGTGAGAAGGTGCTGGATGAGGCCGACGGGGACCACGACGGGCGACTGTCCCTGGAAGACTTCCAGAACATGATCCTGCGGGCGCCGGACTTCCTCAG CACCTTCCACATCCGCATCTGA
- the CIB3 gene encoding calcium and integrin-binding family member 3 isoform X1, whose product MGNKQTVFTHEQLEAYQDCTFFTRKEIMRLFYRYQDLAPQLVPLDYTSYPDVKVPYELIGSMPELKDNPFRQRIAQVFSEDGDGHMTLDNFLDMFSVMSEMAPRDLKAYYAFKIYDFNNDDYICVWDLEQTVTKLTRGELSAEEVSLVCEKVLDEADGDHDGRLSLEDFQNMILRAPDFLSTFHIRI is encoded by the exons ATGGGCAACAAGCAAACAGTATTTACTCATGAGCAGCTGGAAGCATATCAG GACTGCACCTTCTTCACGAGGAAGGAAATCATGAG GCTCTTCTATCGCTACCAGGACCTTGCCCCCCAGCTTGTCCCTCTCGACTATACCAGCTACCCTGATGTGAAGGTTCCTTACGAGCTCATTGGCAGCATGCCTGAGCTGAAG GACAACCCTTTCCGTCAGAGGATCGCCCAGGTCTTCTCCGAGGATGGGGATGGCCACATGACCTTGGACAACTTCTTGGACATGTTTTCTGTGATGAGTGAAATGGCTCCCCGCGACCTCAAAGCCTACTAcgcttttaaaatttatg ACTTTAACAACGATGACTACATCTGTGTGTGGGACCTGGAGCAGACGGTGACCAAGCTAACGCGGGGAGAGCTGAGCGCTGAGGAGGTGAGCCTGGTGTGTGAGAAGGTGCTGGATGAGGCCGACGGGGACCACGACGGGCGACTGTCCCTGGAAGACTTCCAGAACATGATCCTGCGGGCGCCGGACTTCCTCAG CACCTTCCACATCCGCATCTGA